In Planococcus shixiaomingii, the DNA window GGTCCTGCTATGGTACTGATTCCTGCCCAAACGGGTATTTGGGAAAGCTATCAAAAAGTGATGGTGCCCCTTTCAAAAAAATTTCAAGTGTATGTTGTCGAAATCCGCGGGCATGGTAAATCAAGCTGGACACCAGGCGACTATTCCTGGAAGAGCATCGGAGATGATATGGAGGCATTCTTAAAAAACGCCGTAAAAAGATCAGCTTTGTTGGCAGGCAATTCTTCTGGCGGCATTATCGCTCTATGGTGTGCTGCAAACTTGCCTGATTTAGTCACCGGCATAGTTCTTGAAGACGCGCCGGTATTTTCAGCAGAAATGCCACGATTCAAAAATTATGACCGCTTCGTCTATAACGGTTTGCAGCATTTGGTTGACAACATTGGAGACCCATTCAACCGGGATCTCGCCAACTACTTCCGTGGACTGGAGATGCCGGTTTCTGAAACTCGCACAAAAAAAGTACCAGACTTTTTCATCCGCTACCTCTCCAAAAAAATTAAAAAGTTTGAAAGAGAATACCCTGGGATGCCGGTCGAAGTCGGCTATCCCAATACGCTAAGATTGTTGCTTAAATCACTGTCGATGTTTGACCCTGATTTTTCGCGGGCTTTTGTGGATGGGCGTATTTACGAAGGGATGGACCATGCGGAATCCCTGCGCCGCGTTAAATGTCCGGTTCTTGTACTGCACGCCGATTGGCGCCGCTATCCTCACTACGGACTTGTCGGT includes these proteins:
- a CDS encoding alpha/beta fold hydrolase, encoding MYENPFEQLSGTITTKKIVEAGFHEKQFHTGKVNLNYVVGPNNGPAMVLIPAQTGIWESYQKVMVPLSKKFQVYVVEIRGHGKSSWTPGDYSWKSIGDDMEAFLKNAVKRSALLAGNSSGGIIALWCAANLPDLVTGIVLEDAPVFSAEMPRFKNYDRFVYNGLQHLVDNIGDPFNRDLANYFRGLEMPVSETRTKKVPDFFIRYLSKKIKKFEREYPGMPVEVGYPNTLRLLLKSLSMFDPDFSRAFVDGRIYEGMDHAESLRRVKCPVLVLHADWRRYPHYGLVGAMDEDDAKRILELVPSAVYKKISANHVIHAFEPKKFIGAIEEFIETEQLF